In Streptomyces sp. NBC_00683, the DNA window CGACGCGGGGCCAGCTGATGGAGAAGCGGAAGGCGTCCGCACCGAGTCCGGCGAGCAGGGCGACGTCCTCGCGGTAGTGCTCGTGGAAGCCGGTGCCGCGGGTGGTGTCGGTGCCGTCCTTGATCCGGCCGGGCTGTGCGGCGAAGGCGTCCCAGCCGGAGGGCCCCTTCCCGTCGGCGTCGAACGCCCCTTCGGTCTGGAAAGCGGACGCGGAGGCTCCCCAGAGGAATCCGGGTGGGAACGTCGGCACGGTCATCTCGGCCTCCAGCAGCCGTAAGGGGGACCTTGGATTACTGCCCGGGTTCTCTACGTATGAGCAGAACCCGGTAGGGCAATGATCAGGACCAGACCCTAATCGCCGACAATGGGCTCACTCCAGTCTCCCGGGGCCCCGAGTGCGACTTCGGCCGATCGTTGGGCCCGTTGCAGGGCATCCGGTTCATGGACGAGGAGTGGTGAATGCGTTTCGAGGTGTGGGCCCCGCGAACCGAGTCGGCCGTGCTGCGGACCGCGGGCGGGCGGCAGCCCATGGAGCGCGATCCGCTGCGGGAGGGCTGGTGGACGGCCGAGGCCGAGGCGGCCGACGGTGACCGCTACGGCTTCGTGCTGGACGACGGTCCCGTGCTCCCCGATCCGCGTTCGCGCCGCCAGCCGGACGGTCCCGACGGCGAGAGCGCGGTCGTGGACCCGGCCGCGTACGCCTGGCGCAACGAGTGGGCAGGGCGGGGGCTGCCGGGCGCGGTCCTGTACGAGCTGCACATCGGTACGTTCACCGAGGCGGGTACGTTCGACGCCGCGGCCGAGCGCCTCGGGCATCTCGTGGAGCTCGGTATCACCCATGTGTCGCTGATGCCCGTCTGCCCCTTCCCCGGAACCCATGGCTGGGGGTACGAGGGGGTGTCGCTGTGGGCGGTGCACGAGCCGTACGGCGGCCCGGACGGGCTGAAGCGCTTTGTCGACACGGCGCACGGCCTGGGTCTCGCGGTCGTCCTGGACGTGGTCCACAACCACCTCGGCCCCTCGGGCAACTACCTCCCGGCCTTCGGCCCGTACTTCACCGATACGCACCACACGCCCTGGGGCTCGGCCGTCAACCTCGACGCCCCTGGCTCGGACGAGGTCCGCTCGTACCTGCTGGGCAGCGCGCTCGCCTGGCTGCGGGACTACCGGCTGGACGGGCTGCGCCTGGACGCCGTCCACGCGCTGGCCGACGGCCGCGCGCTCACCTTCCTGGAGGAGCTGTCCGGGGCCGTCGACGCCCTGGCCGCCGAGCTCGGCCGGCCGCTCTCCCTGATCGCCGAGTCCGACCTCTGCGACCCTCGCACGACCACCCCGCGCGAGGAGGGCGGCCTCGGGCTGCACGCCCAGTGGAACGACGACTTCCACCACTGTCTGCACACCGCGCTCACCGGCGAGTCCAAGGGCTACTACGCCGACTTCGCCTCCGCCCCGCTGGCCGCGCTCGCCAAGACCGTCACCAGTGCGTTCTTCCACAACGGTACGTACTCGAGCTTCCGGGGCCGTACGCACGGCCGTCCCGTCGACGTCACCCGCGCCCCCGCCCACCGCTTCGTCGGCTACGCCCAGACCCACGACCAGATCGGCAACCGGGCCCTCGGCGACCGGCTCGCCGCCACCCTCTCACCCGGGCTCCAGGCCTGCGCGGCGGCCCTCGTGCTCACCGGCCCCTTCACCCCGATGCTCTTCATGGGTGAGGAGTGGGGCGCCCGCACACCGTGGCAGTTCTTCACCGACCACACCGACGCGGAGCTCGCCCGGGCCGTACGCGACGGCAGACGGCGTGAGTTCGCGGCGCACGGCTGGGCCGAGGAGGACATCCCCGACCCGCAGGACCCGCTCACCCGCGCCCGCTCCTGCCTCGACTGGAGCGAACCCGAGCGCGAACCGCACGCCCGCGTCCAGGCCTGGTACCGCGAGCTGATCGCGCTGCGCGGGGCCATGCCCGACCTCTCCGATCCCGATCTGGCCTCCGTCAGGACGGCGTACGACGAGGAGGCGCGCTGGCTGGCGTTCCGCAGGGGCGATCTGCGGGTCGCGGTCAACCTCTCCGGGAAGCCGGCCACCATCGCGCTGGGCGGCGGCCGTCACCGCACCGGCGGGGGCAGGGTGCTGGCCGCCTGGGATCCGGTGGACGCACCGGGCGGCGACGGGCTGCTGCACCTGCCGCCGGAGTCGTGCGTGATTCTGGCCGACGACTGAACAAGTCCCTTGCCTTCGGGTGCACTTCAACTCGTAGCTTCACCACTGAGCAACGGGAACAAGCGAAGGGGACCCAATGAAGCAGCGATTCCTCGGCCGTTCGGGGCTGCGCGTCAGCGAGCTCTGCCTGGGGGCCATGACCTTCGGCCAGGACACCGACGAGGCGAGCGCCCACCGGATCCTGGACGTCTTCACGGAGGCGGGCGGGACGTTCATCGACACCGCGGACGTCTATCACCGCGGTGTCTCCGAGGAGATCGTCGGCCGCTGGCTGAAGGGCCGCAGGCGGGACGATCTGGTCGTCGCCACCAAGGTGTTCGGGACGATGGGCGAGGCGCCCAACGCGGGCGGGCTGAGCCGGAAGCACATCGTGTCGGCCGTGGAGGCGAGCCTGCGGCGGCTCGGCACGGAGTACATCGACCTCTACCAGACCCATGTGTGGGACGCCACGACGCCCGTCGAGGAGACCCTCTCGACGCTCGACACCCTGGTGACGTCGGGAAAGGTGCGCTACCTCGGCGCGAGCAACCTGTCCGCCTCCCAGCTCCAGCGCGCGCAGGACCTGGCCGGGCGCAACGGCTGGGAGCGCTATGTGAGCCTCCAGCCGCTCTACAACCTGCTGGCCCGCGAGCTGGAGTGGGAGCTCGTCCCGGTGAGCCTGGCGGAGGGCGTCGGCATCATCCCCTGGAGCCCGCTCCAGGGCGGCTGGCTGACCGGTAAGTACCGGCGGGGCATGACGGCCGCGGCGCCCGGCACCCGCGAGGCCCGCTACCAGGAGGAGCTCGGCCGCGAGGCCTGGCGGGAGCGGGACAACGAGGAGACCTGGCGGGTCGTCGAGGCGCTGGTCGCGGTCGCCGAGGAGGCGGGGCGCACCCCCGCGCAGGTGGCGCTGCGCTGGCTCCTCGGCCGCCCCGGCGTGACCGCACCGATCATCGGGGCCCGCACGGTCGAGCAGCTGACCGACAATCTGGGTGCCGTGGGCTGGGACCTGACGCCGGAACAGGAGACGCGGCTGGACGAGGCCAGCGCACGTCCGCTGCCCTACCCGTACGACGTGCTGCACCGCTTCCGCGACCGTGAGCCGCAGGACTGATCAGTCGACGACCGCCAGTTCGCGCGGGGTGTTGTTGAGCCGCCGGCCGCCGTCCTCGGTGACGGTGACGATGTCCTCGATCCGGACGCCGAAGCGGCCCGGGAGGTAGATGCCGGGCTCCACCGAGAAGCACATGCCGGGCACCAGCGGCTGCTCCTCGCCCTCGATCATGTAGGGCGGCTCATGGGTGGTGACACCGATGCCGTGGCCGGTGCGGTGGATGAAGCGCTCGCCGTAGCCGAACTCGGTGACGACGGCGCGCGCCGCCCGGTCGATCTCCTGGCAGGCGACGCCGGGCCGCACCGCGCGGAAGCCCGCCTCCTGCGCCTCCCGTACGACGTCGTGCACCCGCTGCTCCTCCGCGGTGGGTGCGCCGACGTGCACCGTACGGGAGGTGTCCGAGCCGTAGCCGTGCTTGAGGCCGCCGAAGTCGAGGACGACCATGTCGCCCTGCTCGATGGTGCGCTCCCCGGCCTCGTGGTGCGGGTTGGCGCCGTTCGGGCCGGAGCCGACGACGGTGAAGTCGACCTGCGAATGGCCGAATTCGACGAGCAGGGCGGAGAGATCCGCGGCGACGTCGGTCTCCTTCCGGCCGGAGAAGCGGACCTTCAGGATCTGTTCGTACGTGGCGTCGGCCGCGGCCCCCGCCGCGGCGAGCCGTTCCAGCTCGGCTGCGTCCTTGACCGCGCGCAGCATCGGCAGGGCGGCGGTGAGGGAGGCGTACGAGGTGGCGGGAAGGAGCTCCTGCAGCGCGAGCAGGTGCAGCGCCCAGGCGTTGTCACTGACCCCGAACCGGCCCTTGTCGCCGAGCAGTTCGGCGGTCAGGGCGTAGGGGTCCGCCGCGTCGGTCCAGTCCCGCAGGGTGAGGACGGGGGCGCCGACGGCACGCTCGGCGTCGGCGGCCTCCAGGGCCGGGACGACGAGGACGGGGTCGTGGCCCGCCCTGATGACGAGCAGGGTGAGGCGTTCGGTGGCGGCGGTCGGCCGGTATCCGGTGAGGTGGACCAGGTCGGGGCCCGGCGCCACGAGGACGCCCGCGAGGCCTGCGGCGTCGGCGGACTCGGCCGCCCGGGTCATCCGGGCCCTGTAGTCGTCGGCGGTGAAAGGTACGGGCTGGTCGGGGCTGGACATGACGGACCTCCTGGCGGGGCGACGCGGCACACAGCATCCTGCCCGTACGTGCCGGTGGATGCGAACGCATTCGGAACGCGGCGCGGGGCCGTACGACCGGGCCGGCTACTTCGTCCGGGCGCCCGCCGCCGGGCCTCCCGCCCGGTCGTCGGCGTCCAGCATGCGCCGGAGCAGCGCGGTCAGCGTCTCGCGTTCGGCGGGTGACAGGCACGCCAGGAACGCCTCCTGGGACTCCTCGGCCACCTTGAGCAACCGGCGCTGGAGCGCGGCCCCTTCCTCCGTCAGACCGACCACCTGCCGCCGCCGGTCCGCCTTGTCCCGGGCCCGGTACACCAGGCCGCGCTCCTCGACGAGGTCGAGGTAGCCCCCCAGGTGGCTGCGCTGGAATCCCAGGCGTTCCGCCAGCACGTGCTGCGGCAGCGGCCCGAAGTCCGCGAGGGCGGTCAGCGTGGCGAAGTGGGGCAGCCGCAGGTCGTACTCGCCCACGGACGCGACCAGTGCGTCATGGCCGATGCGCCCCACATGGCTGGCGAGGTACGAGGGCAGCGCCAGCAGGCCCGGCGGGCGGGAGCCCCGCTCCATGGCCTCGGAAGGGACTGCGCCGTCGGGCCCGCACTCGGGGGATTCGCTCATCCACGCATGCTATCCGGTCAGTGACTGGACGTAAGGATGACGTCATGTAATGATTCCGCCGTGCTATTAATTCGACGCTCCGCCCGCACCCCTGCCCAACCGCCGACGGCGGACCCACGACGCCGCACCGCGGCACCTTTCGCGGCCCTCCTCCTCGCCGTGCTGTCCTTCTCGCTGATGCAGACGATGGTCGTCCCGGCGCTCCCCGGCCTCCAGCGCGAGTTCAACGCCTCCGCGACCGCCGTCTCCTGGGTTCTCAGCTCCTTCCTGCTCACCGCTTCGGTGGCCACCGCGCTGCTCGGCCGGGTGGGCGACATGTTCGGCAAACGGCGGGTGCTCCTCGCGAGCCTCACCGTCTTCGCGGCCGGCACTCTGCTGGCCGCGCTGTCCGACTCGCTCGGGCCGCTGATCGCGGCCCGCGCCGTCCAGGGCGTCGGCTCGGCCGCCTTCCCCCTGGCTTTCGGGATCGTGCGCGACCAGTTCCCGCGTGAGCGCGTGCCTGCGGCGATCGGCCTGATCTCGTCGACCTTCGGCATCGGCTTCGGCATCGGGCTCGTCATCCCCGGCCCCCTGGTGGATGCCCTGAACTGGCACTGGATCTTCTGGACCGGTCTCATCGTGATCCTGGCGGGCATCGCGGCCGTGGCCGCGTTCGTCCAGGAGCTCCCGGTCCGCTCCCCGGGCCGCATCGACTGGGGCGGCGTGGTGCTGCTGAGCGCCGGCATCGTGGCCCTGCTGATCGCCATCAGCCAGGGCAGGTCCTGGGGTTGGACGTCAGGCGGCATCATCGCCCTCTTCGCGGCGGCCGTCGTACTCCTCGTGGCCTTCACGTACGTCGAGAAGAAGGTCCGCGAGCCCCTGATCGACATCGAGCTGCTGCGCCGTCCCGCCGTCCTGTCCAGCCACGTCACGGCGCTCGTCATCGGTTTCGGCATGTACGGCGCGTTCACCCTCGTGCCGCTGCTCGCCCAGACGCCCGCCGAGGCCGGGTACGGCTTCGGGGCCTCCGTCACCGAGTCCGGACTGTTCATGGTCCCGATGGCCGTGACCATGCTGATCGCCGGCCCGCTCGCCGGACGGATCGGGGCCGCCGCGGGCTGGAAGCTGCCGCTGGTGCTCGCCTGCCTGATCGGGGTGGCCGGCTTCGTCGTCTACGCCACGGCCCACGACAGCGAGTGGGCGATGTACGCCGGCTCCGCGGTGCTCGGCACCGGTGTCGGGTTCGCCTTCGCGGCCCTGGCCAACCTGGTCGTCAGCGCGGTCGACCGGAACCGGACCGGAGAGGCGACCGGCATCAACACCGTCATGCGCACCGTCGGCGGTTCGCTCGGCGCGCAGATCGCGGCCTCCCTCGTGGCGGCCCGGACGGTCCCGGGCACCCGGCTGCCCGCCGAGTCCGGCTACACCACCGCCTTCGCGATGTCGGCGATCGCCCTGGCCGTGGCCGCCCTCGTGGCACTCGCCGGCCCGGGAGCACTGTGGCGCACGGCCACCCCACCCGTTACCAACCCGGGCGAAGGCCCGTCCACCGCCTAGGAGTTGACCCACATGCCCGACTACGGACACAACCTGCTCTTCGGCACCGTGCTGATGCCGTCGGCCGGACAGGCCGAGGAAGCGGTCGCCTCGGCACAGGCCGCCGACCGGGCCGGCCTGGATCTGGTGAGCGTCCCGGACCATCCGTACCGGCCCGGTCTGCTCGACGCCTGGACGGTGCTCTCCTTCATCGCAGCGTCCACCTCCCGGGTGCGGGTCTTCCCCAACGTCGCCAGTCTGCCGCTGCGGCCGCCCGCCGTACTGGCCCGCGCCGCGGCCGGCCTGGACCGGCTCAGCGGCGGCCGGGTGGAGCTGGGGATCGGAGCGGGTGCCTACTGGGACTCCATCGCCGCCGACGGCGGGACGCGACGCACCCCCGGCGAGGCGGTGCGGGCGACCCGAGAGGCCGTCGAGGTCATCCGGGCGCTGTGGACCCAGGGCGGTAGCGTCCACGTCGACGGCGAGCACTACAGGCTCGACGGCGCGTCCTCCGGCCCCGCTCCCGCACACCCCGTCGGGATCTGGATCGGCGCGATCGGCCCCCGGATGCTGGACCTGACCGGGTCCGTCGCGGACGGCTGGCTGCCCAGCGTGCCGCACGTGCCGCCGGGGCGACTCGCGGCAGGACACCGGATCATCGACGAGGCAGCCGTCCGTGCGGGCAGGCCCCCGGACGCGGTGCGCCGCCTCTACAACCTCTCGCCGGGACCGGGCGGCTTCCCGGAGGGGCCGCCCGGGGCCTGGCCCGAGCAGCTCGCCGCACTGGCCCTGGAGCACGGGACGAGCGCCTTCCTGCTGCCCGTCCAACAGCCGCGCCTGCTCGAACTGTTCGCCGCCGAGGTGGCGCCGGCCACCCGGGAACTGGTGTCCACGGCACGCCGGAGCGGTACGGACACGGCGTCCGGCGACCGTCCGCGTCCCTCTGCGGAGGCTGCGGGCAGCGACCTGCCGCACGGGCGCGGAGGATCGCCGCCGGAACGCCTGTCCGTCCGTGCGACGCCCGACGACCGTGTGCGCCGGTCGGCCGAACGGCTGTGGGACGAGTCGACCCGCCCCACCGGGCCCGCCGTCGACCCCGATCGACGGTATGCACGCAGCGCCCAGGAGCCGGCCCGCAATCTGGTCGCCGCGCACGACCGGCTCCGCTCGGACCTGGACCGACTCCGCCACGTGGTGCGCCAGGTGCTGGAGGACGGTGCGGATCCCGGTGGGGCCAGGTCCGGGATCCAGAAGCTGAGCGTGCGCCGGAACAGCTGGGCGCTCGGCGCGTACTGCGCCTCCTACTGCCAGGTGACCACCCTGCACCACACACGGGAGGACCAGGACCTCTTCCCGCACCTGCGCCGGTCCGAGCCGCTCCTGGCACCGGTGCTCGACCGGCTGGCCGAGGAGCATCACGCCGTGCGGGGAGTCATCGACAGGCTCGACCGCGCGCTCGTCGCCTTCATCGGGGACGGTTCGGGCAGGGACGGCCTGCAGGCCGCCGTCGACCTGCTCGCGGACGCGCTGCTGTCCCATCTCGCCTACGAGGAGCGCGAACTGATCGAGCCGATGGCGCGGTTCGGCACCGGCTGGTGACAGCAGGCCCGCCGGCCTGACTCCTCCGGGCGGGTGCCCGGAGGTGTCAGGGCGTGTCCGGCAGCCGCACGACCAGGTCGGCGCGGTCGCGGTACCGCTCCACCAGCCGGGCGTTGGGTTCGTCGGACCGGGCGACCCAGCGTTCCGCGTACGGGCGCGGCTTGCCGAACCGCACGTGCCGGTCGACGAGCCTGCGCGTCCGCAGCCCGGGGTCGACGTCGACGAACCACACCTCGTCGAGCAGCCCGCGCACCGGCGCCCAGGGCCCTTCGGCCAGGAGCAGGTAGTTGCCCTCGGTCACCACGAGCGGGGTGTCCCGGGGGACGGCCACCGCCCCGGCGATCGGCTCCTCCAGACTCCGGTCGAACGCCGGTGCGTACACCGGGCCCGGCCCTTCGGGGAGGCGCAGCCGCCGGAGCAGGGCCGCGTATCCGGCGGCGTCGAAGGTGTCGGGGGCTCCCTTGCGGTCGGCACGGCCGAGGCGCTCCAGCTCGGCACCGGCCAGGTGGAAACCGTCCATCGGGACGAGGACGGCGTGTCCTTCGAGCGCCTCGACGAGCCGGGCGGCCAGGGTGGACTTCCCGGCTCCGGGCGGTCCCGCGATGC includes these proteins:
- a CDS encoding nucleoside/nucleotide kinase family protein, whose protein sequence is MVTSDFTELTVRARRLAAPGRRRILGIAGPPGAGKSTLAARLVEALEGHAVLVPMDGFHLAGAELERLGRADRKGAPDTFDAAGYAALLRRLRLPEGPGPVYAPAFDRSLEEPIAGAVAVPRDTPLVVTEGNYLLLAEGPWAPVRGLLDEVWFVDVDPGLRTRRLVDRHVRFGKPRPYAERWVARSDEPNARLVERYRDRADLVVRLPDTP
- a CDS encoding MarR family winged helix-turn-helix transcriptional regulator encodes the protein MSESPECGPDGAVPSEAMERGSRPPGLLALPSYLASHVGRIGHDALVASVGEYDLRLPHFATLTALADFGPLPQHVLAERLGFQRSHLGGYLDLVEERGLVYRARDKADRRRQVVGLTEEGAALQRRLLKVAEESQEAFLACLSPAERETLTALLRRMLDADDRAGGPAAGARTK
- the treZ gene encoding malto-oligosyltrehalose trehalohydrolase, whose protein sequence is MRFEVWAPRTESAVLRTAGGRQPMERDPLREGWWTAEAEAADGDRYGFVLDDGPVLPDPRSRRQPDGPDGESAVVDPAAYAWRNEWAGRGLPGAVLYELHIGTFTEAGTFDAAAERLGHLVELGITHVSLMPVCPFPGTHGWGYEGVSLWAVHEPYGGPDGLKRFVDTAHGLGLAVVLDVVHNHLGPSGNYLPAFGPYFTDTHHTPWGSAVNLDAPGSDEVRSYLLGSALAWLRDYRLDGLRLDAVHALADGRALTFLEELSGAVDALAAELGRPLSLIAESDLCDPRTTTPREEGGLGLHAQWNDDFHHCLHTALTGESKGYYADFASAPLAALAKTVTSAFFHNGTYSSFRGRTHGRPVDVTRAPAHRFVGYAQTHDQIGNRALGDRLAATLSPGLQACAAALVLTGPFTPMLFMGEEWGARTPWQFFTDHTDAELARAVRDGRRREFAAHGWAEEDIPDPQDPLTRARSCLDWSEPEREPHARVQAWYRELIALRGAMPDLSDPDLASVRTAYDEEARWLAFRRGDLRVAVNLSGKPATIALGGGRHRTGGGRVLAAWDPVDAPGGDGLLHLPPESCVILADD
- a CDS encoding aminopeptidase P family protein, translated to MSSPDQPVPFTADDYRARMTRAAESADAAGLAGVLVAPGPDLVHLTGYRPTAATERLTLLVIRAGHDPVLVVPALEAADAERAVGAPVLTLRDWTDAADPYALTAELLGDKGRFGVSDNAWALHLLALQELLPATSYASLTAALPMLRAVKDAAELERLAAAGAAADATYEQILKVRFSGRKETDVAADLSALLVEFGHSQVDFTVVGSGPNGANPHHEAGERTIEQGDMVVLDFGGLKHGYGSDTSRTVHVGAPTAEEQRVHDVVREAQEAGFRAVRPGVACQEIDRAARAVVTEFGYGERFIHRTGHGIGVTTHEPPYMIEGEEQPLVPGMCFSVEPGIYLPGRFGVRIEDIVTVTEDGGRRLNNTPRELAVVD
- a CDS encoding LLM class flavin-dependent oxidoreductase → MPDYGHNLLFGTVLMPSAGQAEEAVASAQAADRAGLDLVSVPDHPYRPGLLDAWTVLSFIAASTSRVRVFPNVASLPLRPPAVLARAAAGLDRLSGGRVELGIGAGAYWDSIAADGGTRRTPGEAVRATREAVEVIRALWTQGGSVHVDGEHYRLDGASSGPAPAHPVGIWIGAIGPRMLDLTGSVADGWLPSVPHVPPGRLAAGHRIIDEAAVRAGRPPDAVRRLYNLSPGPGGFPEGPPGAWPEQLAALALEHGTSAFLLPVQQPRLLELFAAEVAPATRELVSTARRSGTDTASGDRPRPSAEAAGSDLPHGRGGSPPERLSVRATPDDRVRRSAERLWDESTRPTGPAVDPDRRYARSAQEPARNLVAAHDRLRSDLDRLRHVVRQVLEDGADPGGARSGIQKLSVRRNSWALGAYCASYCQVTTLHHTREDQDLFPHLRRSEPLLAPVLDRLAEEHHAVRGVIDRLDRALVAFIGDGSGRDGLQAAVDLLADALLSHLAYEERELIEPMARFGTGW
- a CDS encoding MFS transporter, whose amino-acid sequence is MLLIRRSARTPAQPPTADPRRRTAAPFAALLLAVLSFSLMQTMVVPALPGLQREFNASATAVSWVLSSFLLTASVATALLGRVGDMFGKRRVLLASLTVFAAGTLLAALSDSLGPLIAARAVQGVGSAAFPLAFGIVRDQFPRERVPAAIGLISSTFGIGFGIGLVIPGPLVDALNWHWIFWTGLIVILAGIAAVAAFVQELPVRSPGRIDWGGVVLLSAGIVALLIAISQGRSWGWTSGGIIALFAAAVVLLVAFTYVEKKVREPLIDIELLRRPAVLSSHVTALVIGFGMYGAFTLVPLLAQTPAEAGYGFGASVTESGLFMVPMAVTMLIAGPLAGRIGAAAGWKLPLVLACLIGVAGFVVYATAHDSEWAMYAGSAVLGTGVGFAFAALANLVVSAVDRNRTGEATGINTVMRTVGGSLGAQIAASLVAARTVPGTRLPAESGYTTAFAMSAIALAVAALVALAGPGALWRTATPPVTNPGEGPSTA
- a CDS encoding aldo/keto reductase, whose protein sequence is MKQRFLGRSGLRVSELCLGAMTFGQDTDEASAHRILDVFTEAGGTFIDTADVYHRGVSEEIVGRWLKGRRRDDLVVATKVFGTMGEAPNAGGLSRKHIVSAVEASLRRLGTEYIDLYQTHVWDATTPVEETLSTLDTLVTSGKVRYLGASNLSASQLQRAQDLAGRNGWERYVSLQPLYNLLARELEWELVPVSLAEGVGIIPWSPLQGGWLTGKYRRGMTAAAPGTREARYQEELGREAWRERDNEETWRVVEALVAVAEEAGRTPAQVALRWLLGRPGVTAPIIGARTVEQLTDNLGAVGWDLTPEQETRLDEASARPLPYPYDVLHRFRDREPQD